A single Pseudomonas sp. MM223 DNA region contains:
- a CDS encoding Dissimilatory sulfite reductase translates to MALASGLATAADWADEATCGACHSAQVQAWQGSHHQLAMQVPSEASVLGNFANVQFTGERERFRFFRRAGGWWVNAIGANGRAADWRVAYTFGVAPLQQYLLEVPGGRLQALGVAWDSEKRRWFELYPGQGVDFKDPLHWSQPGQNANFMCIECHSTGYTRNYQPEHDRFDGHWQALGVTCQACHGPAAGHLQWLAERPPSPHAGFAGSRVTGSARNQVETCARCHSRRVPLADGDTPGAPLLDSYLPTALSADLYEHDGKIKGEVFEYGAFLQSRMYAKGVRCSNCHDPHSNGLKAPGNGVCLQCHNPAGRSNDPGVDGSGLLAKDYDSPAHHKAQGASCIDCHMPGRLYMVNDLRHDHGFTLPGPGQKVSELFSLWQAARPGSYATDMPRLRLGQPGASEALLRQLNAPAQPAIRLATLLAELPAYPSRAGFERARQALNDPDPQVRVAAVQAVDSLLPGQWALLGPRLGDPIKAVRLAAVGQLLDAPGDPAWQAAWLKGTEEYEQTQLALAERAEAHVNLARLYRALGREEAVEPQLQLAMKRDRHFLPAPMMLADWLQTRGRPLEARQALHAAIAAHPKAAQLQYALGLLYVRQGAPQEAYEALRDAVRLAPQDAGYAYALALAKLERNDKVGARELLEKHRDYAPARALISQLPKL, encoded by the coding sequence ATGGCCCTGGCCAGCGGCCTGGCCACCGCTGCCGACTGGGCCGACGAAGCCACCTGCGGCGCTTGCCACAGCGCCCAGGTGCAAGCCTGGCAAGGCTCTCATCACCAACTGGCCATGCAGGTACCCAGCGAAGCCAGCGTGCTCGGTAACTTCGCCAATGTGCAGTTCACTGGCGAACGCGAGCGTTTTCGCTTCTTTCGCCGGGCAGGCGGCTGGTGGGTCAACGCCATCGGCGCTAACGGCCGTGCAGCGGACTGGCGGGTGGCGTACACCTTTGGCGTCGCACCGTTGCAGCAGTACCTGCTGGAAGTCCCCGGCGGGCGCCTGCAGGCATTGGGCGTTGCCTGGGATAGCGAAAAGCGTCGATGGTTCGAGCTGTACCCTGGCCAAGGTGTTGACTTCAAAGACCCGTTGCACTGGAGCCAACCTGGGCAAAACGCCAACTTCATGTGCATCGAGTGCCATAGCACCGGCTACACGCGTAATTACCAGCCTGAGCACGACCGTTTCGACGGGCACTGGCAGGCCTTGGGCGTTACCTGCCAGGCCTGCCACGGGCCGGCTGCCGGCCACCTGCAATGGCTGGCCGAACGCCCGCCATCCCCTCACGCAGGTTTTGCCGGTTCGCGGGTAACCGGTAGCGCTCGCAACCAGGTCGAGACGTGCGCCCGCTGCCATTCGCGCCGCGTGCCGCTGGCCGATGGCGACACCCCCGGTGCTCCGCTGCTGGACAGCTACCTGCCGACGGCGCTCAGCGCCGACCTGTACGAACACGACGGCAAGATCAAAGGCGAAGTGTTCGAGTACGGTGCGTTTCTACAAAGCCGCATGTACGCCAAAGGCGTGCGCTGCTCCAACTGCCACGACCCGCACAGTAACGGGCTCAAGGCCCCCGGTAATGGCGTGTGCCTGCAATGCCACAATCCGGCCGGGCGCAGCAACGACCCCGGGGTCGATGGCAGCGGCCTGCTGGCCAAGGACTACGACAGCCCGGCGCACCACAAGGCGCAAGGGGCCAGTTGCATCGACTGCCACATGCCGGGGCGCCTGTACATGGTCAACGATTTGCGTCACGACCACGGTTTCACCCTGCCCGGCCCCGGCCAGAAAGTCAGCGAACTGTTCAGCCTTTGGCAGGCTGCCCGCCCCGGTAGCTACGCCACCGACATGCCACGCCTGCGCCTGGGCCAACCAGGCGCCAGCGAAGCCTTGCTGCGGCAACTGAACGCTCCTGCGCAGCCGGCAATCCGCCTGGCCACGCTGTTGGCCGAGCTGCCCGCCTACCCGAGTAGGGCTGGGTTCGAGCGGGCCAGGCAGGCCTTGAACGACCCTGACCCACAGGTGCGGGTGGCTGCCGTGCAGGCAGTGGACAGCCTTCTGCCGGGGCAATGGGCCCTGCTCGGACCACGCTTGGGCGACCCGATCAAAGCCGTGCGCCTGGCCGCCGTCGGCCAGTTACTGGATGCACCGGGTGACCCGGCGTGGCAAGCGGCCTGGCTGAAAGGCACCGAAGAATATGAACAGACCCAGCTGGCGCTGGCCGAGCGGGCCGAGGCCCATGTCAACCTGGCACGCCTGTATCGGGCCCTGGGGCGTGAAGAAGCCGTGGAACCACAACTGCAGCTGGCCATGAAGCGCGACCGGCACTTCCTGCCTGCGCCGATGATGCTGGCCGACTGGCTGCAAACCCGTGGCCGCCCGTTGGAAGCCCGGCAGGCACTGCATGCCGCGATTGCGGCACACCCAAAAGCGGCGCAATTGCAGTATGCCCTGGGGCTGCTGTACGTACGCCAAGGCGCGCCGCAAGAGGCGTATGAAGCCTTGCGCGATGCCGTGCGGCTGGCGCCTCAGGACGCCGGGTATGCTTACGCGCTGGCACTGGCCAAGCTGGAACGCAATGACAAGGTGGGGGCGCGGGAGTTGCTGGAAAAACATCGCGACTATGCACCCGCCCGTGCGTTGATCAGCCAGCTCCCAAAGCTGTAG
- the fabG_7 gene encoding 3-oxoacyl-[acyl-carrier-protein] reductase FabG (*Name fabG_7), translating into MSDLARPLAGQSVLVTGATGGIGAAIVEQLVAEGAKALIHYSRDAHGAAQLLARIEGNGWIVQGDLSEDSGPEKLWQAALELAGGRIHGLVNNAGIRTEIALDAPSAQWRAAWRREFQVNFFAAADLCREAVAHFCAQGGGRIINMASRAAQRGYAADALPYGSSKAALVNLTKSLARSVAAQGVVAVAIAPGWVRTDMAEQFIAQHGEAAAVADIPVGRMASPAEIAELVAFALRPSQVSLNGATLDVNGGSYIR; encoded by the coding sequence ATGAGTGATCTGGCACGTCCCCTGGCTGGGCAGAGTGTGCTGGTGACTGGCGCCACCGGTGGCATTGGCGCTGCCATCGTCGAACAGTTGGTGGCCGAAGGTGCCAAGGCGTTGATCCATTACAGCCGCGATGCGCACGGTGCCGCGCAACTGCTGGCGCGTATCGAAGGCAACGGCTGGATCGTGCAGGGTGACCTGAGCGAAGACAGCGGGCCGGAAAAACTCTGGCAAGCGGCGCTGGAGTTGGCGGGGGGACGCATTCACGGGTTGGTCAACAATGCGGGTATCCGTACCGAAATTGCCCTGGATGCCCCTTCCGCACAGTGGCGTGCGGCCTGGCGCCGGGAGTTTCAGGTCAACTTTTTTGCGGCGGCTGACCTGTGCCGGGAAGCCGTGGCGCATTTTTGTGCGCAGGGCGGTGGGCGCATCATCAACATGGCGAGCCGCGCTGCACAGCGTGGTTATGCGGCCGATGCCCTGCCATACGGCAGCAGCAAGGCGGCGTTGGTCAACCTGACCAAATCGCTGGCGCGCAGCGTGGCCGCGCAGGGTGTGGTCGCGGTGGCCATTGCCCCGGGCTGGGTGCGCACCGACATGGCCGAGCAGTTCATTGCCCAGCATGGCGAAGCGGCGGCAGTAGCGGACATCCCGGTGGGGCGCATGGCCAGCCCGGCAGAGATTGCCGAGCTGGTGGCGTTTGCCTTGCGGCCGTCGCAGGTGTCGCTCAACGGGGCAACGCTGGATGTGAATGGCGGCAGCTACATCCGTTGA